In Euphorbia lathyris chromosome 9, ddEupLath1.1, whole genome shotgun sequence, the following are encoded in one genomic region:
- the LOC136205591 gene encoding uncharacterized protein has translation MKKNQLSTVEKSIEERIVQLKSKLLWVKGKHEKCSRDLSVKTEQLESVKKELEVIEKEVQKVKTYAANCNEELELKLKGLAMVKSLISDSNCELELKQKQLETLQGLANVQSSELKKKQTKVEFLDKSISELSSKVGWKKKNLVSVERHIKRLTEKLRSKEEDFNSLKATTRTYCKDLELKVREFNAIRESIRERNEELALKEKLLKEKQFEACLKKFELKEQKTHAICQNRQTLEPFDFHLQAHQPDNSCTANSQSSTSIDEKTSPSILTDDMCNNDSLPNEVLAALKSSADPAMFVLCVMQDSYSHSSRNCGAGRDTSVKTKILLMERLIEVSPTISPAVKAQAAKLVVSWKANLSSGTEKLTEIFAFLLFLAAYKLVHHIIYNNFE, from the exons ATGAAAAAGAACCAATTGAGTACAGTTGAAAAGTCGATAGAAGAACGTATTGTGCAGCTCAAATCAAAATTGCTTTGGGTGAAAGGAAAACATGAGAAGTGTAGCCGGGATCTTTCTGTGAAAACGGAGCAGTTAGAATCAGTGAAGAAGGAGCTTGAAGTGATAGAGAAGGAAGTTCAAAAGGTGAAAACTTATGCTGCAAATTGCAATGAAGAACTTGAGCTGAAACTGAAGGGTTTGGCTATGGTAAAGAGTTTGATAAGTGATTCCAATTGTGAGCTTGAGTTGAAGCAGAAGCAGTTGGAAACACTGCAGGGATTGGCCAACGTTCAATCTTCAGAGCTCAAAAAGAAACAGACAAAGGTGGAGTTTCTTGACAAGTCTATTAGTGAGCTCTCATCAAAAGTTGGATGGAAAAAGAAGAATTTAGTTTCTGTCGAAAGGCACATAAAACGTCTTACCGAAAAACTTAGATCAAAAGAAGAAGATTTCAATTCACTCAAAGCAACAACGAGAACATATTGTAAAGATCTTGAATTGAAAGTGAGGGAATTCAATGCTATTCGAGAATCCATTAGAGAGCGAAATGAAGAACTCGCATTGAAGGAAAAGTTACTGAAAGAGAAACAGTTTGAAGCTTGTCTCAAGAAGTTTGAACTTAAGGAACAGAAAACTCATGCTATTTGTCAGAATAGGCAGACGCTTGAACCTT TTGATTTTCATCTGCAAGCACATCAACCGGATAATTCTTGCACTGCAAATTCTCAGTCTAGTACTAGCATTGATGAAAAAACTTCTCCGTCGATACTAACAGATGACATGTGCAATAATGATTCGTTGCCCAATGAAGTTTTAGCTGCTCTTAAGTCATCTGCAGACCCGGCAATGTTTGTTTTGTGTGTGATGCAAGATTCATATTCCCATAGTAGCAGAAATTGTGGTGCAGGACGAGATACAAGTGTTAAGACTAAGATTCTATTAATGGAGAGGTTGATTGAAGTCTCACCAACAATAAGTCCTGCAGTGAAAGCCCAAGCTGCAAAGCTGGTTGTTTCCTGGAAAGCAAATTTAAGCTCCGGAACTGAGAAGTTAACGGAAATTTTTGCTTTTCTACTGTTTTTGGCTGCATATAAACTGGTGCatcatataatatataataactttGAGTAA